In the genome of Streptomyces globosus, one region contains:
- the rpmC gene encoding 50S ribosomal protein L29: MAAGTKASELRELGNEELVAKLREAKEELFKLRFQAATGQLENNGRLKSVRKDIARIYTLMHERELGIETVENA, from the coding sequence ATGGCGGCCGGAACCAAGGCATCCGAGCTGCGTGAGCTGGGCAACGAGGAGCTCGTTGCCAAGCTGCGCGAGGCCAAGGAAGAGCTGTTCAAGCTCCGTTTCCAGGCGGCCACGGGCCAGCTGGAGAACAACGGCCGGCTCAAGTCCGTCCGTAAGGACATCGCCCGGATCTACACCCTGATGCACGAGCGCGAGCTCGGCATCGAGACGGTGGAGAACGCCTGA
- the rplW gene encoding 50S ribosomal protein L23, whose amino-acid sequence MSEATVTSKTFTDPRDLLIKPVVSEKSYALLDENKYTFIVAPGANKTQIKQAVEAVFSVKVTGVNTINRQGKRKRTRTGFGKRANTKRAIVTLAEGDRIDIFGGQAS is encoded by the coding sequence ATGTCCGAGGCGACCGTTACCAGCAAGACCTTCACTGACCCGCGCGACCTGCTGATCAAGCCGGTCGTCTCGGAGAAGAGCTACGCGCTTCTCGACGAGAACAAGTACACGTTCATCGTCGCGCCCGGCGCCAACAAGACCCAGATCAAGCAGGCCGTCGAGGCGGTCTTCTCGGTCAAGGTCACCGGGGTCAACACGATCAACCGCCAGGGCAAGCGCAAGCGCACCCGCACCGGTTTCGGCAAGCGTGCCAACACCAAGCGCGCCATCGTGACCCTCGCTGAGGGCGACCGTATCGACATCTTCGGCGGCCAGGCCTCCTAA
- the rplB gene encoding 50S ribosomal protein L2, which yields MGIRKYKPTTPGRRGSSVADFVEITRSTPEKSLVRPLHSKGGRNNTGRVTVRHQGGGHKRAYRVIDFRRHDKDGVPAKVAHIEYDPNRTARIALLHYADGEKRYIIAPRGLQQGDRIENGPTADIKPGNNLALRNIPVGTTIHAIELRPGGGAKFARSAGASVQLLAKEGTMAHLRMPSGEIRLVDARCRATVGEVGNAEQSNINWGKAGRMRWKGVRPTVRGVAMNPVDHPHGGGEGKTSGGRHPVSPWGQKEGRTRSPKKASNKYIVRRRKTNKKR from the coding sequence ATGGGTATCCGCAAGTACAAGCCGACGACCCCGGGCCGTCGTGGCTCCAGCGTCGCCGACTTTGTCGAGATCACGCGGTCCACGCCGGAGAAGTCGCTGGTCCGCCCCCTGCACAGCAAGGGCGGCCGTAACAACACCGGTCGTGTGACCGTTCGCCACCAGGGCGGTGGCCACAAGCGCGCCTACCGCGTGATCGACTTCCGTCGTCACGACAAGGACGGCGTGCCGGCCAAGGTCGCGCACATCGAGTACGACCCCAACCGCACCGCGCGCATCGCGCTGCTGCACTACGCCGACGGCGAGAAGCGCTACATCATCGCGCCGCGCGGCCTGCAGCAGGGCGACCGGATCGAGAACGGCCCGACGGCCGACATCAAGCCCGGCAACAACCTGGCGCTGCGCAACATCCCGGTCGGTACGACCATCCACGCCATCGAGCTGCGTCCCGGCGGCGGTGCGAAGTTCGCCCGCTCCGCGGGTGCCTCCGTGCAGCTGCTTGCGAAGGAGGGCACCATGGCCCACCTCCGCATGCCGTCCGGTGAGATCCGTCTCGTCGACGCCCGCTGCCGCGCCACGGTCGGCGAGGTCGGCAACGCCGAGCAGTCGAACATCAACTGGGGCAAGGCCGGCCGCATGCGCTGGAAGGGCGTCCGCCCGACCGTCCGCGGTGTCGCGATGAACCCGGTTGACCACCCGCACGGTGGTGGTGAGGGCAAGACCTCCGGTGGTCGCCACCCGGTCTCCCCGTGGGGTCAGAAGGAGGGTCGTACTCGTTCGCCGAAGAAGGCTTCGAACAAGTACATCGTCCGCCGCCGCAAGACGAACAAGAAGCGCTAG
- the rplN gene encoding 50S ribosomal protein L14: MIQQESRLRVADNTGAKEILCIRVLGGSGRRYAGIGDVIVATVKDAIPGGNVKKGDVVKAVIVRTVKERRRQDGSYIRFDENAAVILKNDGDPRGTRIFGPVGRELREKKFMKIISLAPEVL; encoded by the coding sequence GTGATCCAGCAGGAGTCGCGACTGCGTGTCGCCGACAACACTGGTGCCAAGGAGATCCTTTGCATCCGTGTTCTCGGTGGCTCCGGTCGCCGCTACGCGGGCATCGGTGACGTCATCGTCGCCACCGTCAAGGACGCGATCCCCGGTGGCAACGTGAAGAAGGGTGACGTCGTCAAGGCGGTCATCGTTCGCACCGTCAAGGAGCGCCGCCGCCAGGACGGCTCGTACATCCGCTTCGACGAGAACGCCGCCGTCATTCTGAAGAACGACGGCGACCCTCGCGGCACCCGTATCTTCGGCCCCGTCGGCCGTGAGCTGCGCGAGAAGAAGTTCATGAAGATCATCTCGCTCGCGCCGGAGGTGCTGTAA
- the rplV gene encoding 50S ribosomal protein L22 produces MEARAQARYIRVTPMKARRVVDLIRGMDATEAQAVLRFAPQAASVPVGKVLDSAIANAAHNYNHTDASSLFISEAFVDEGPTLKRFRPRAQGRAYRIRKRTSHITVVVSSKEGTR; encoded by the coding sequence ATGGAAGCCAGGGCCCAGGCGCGGTACATCCGCGTCACGCCCATGAAGGCCCGCCGCGTGGTGGACCTCATCCGTGGCATGGATGCCACGGAGGCTCAGGCGGTCCTGCGTTTCGCCCCGCAGGCCGCGAGCGTGCCGGTCGGCAAGGTGCTGGACAGCGCCATTGCCAACGCCGCGCACAACTACAACCACACGGACGCCTCCTCGCTGTTCATCAGCGAGGCGTTCGTTGACGAAGGCCCGACCCTGAAGCGGTTCCGTCCGCGCGCCCAGGGCCGTGCCTACCGGATCCGCAAGCGGACCAGCCACATCACCGTGGTCGTCAGCAGCAAGGAAGGAACCCGGTAA
- the rplP gene encoding 50S ribosomal protein L16 has product MLIPRRVKHRKQHHPKRGGVSKGGTEVSFGEYGIQALTPAYVTNRQIEAARIAMTRHIKRGGKVWINIYPDRPLTKKPAETRMGSGKGSPEWWIANVHPGRVMFELSYPNEKIAREALTRAAHKLPMKCRIVKREAGES; this is encoded by the coding sequence ATGCTGATCCCTCGTAGGGTCAAGCACCGCAAGCAGCACCACCCCAAGCGCGGCGGTGTCTCCAAGGGCGGCACCGAGGTCTCGTTCGGCGAGTACGGCATCCAGGCGCTGACCCCGGCGTACGTGACGAACCGCCAGATCGAGGCGGCTCGTATCGCGATGACCCGCCACATCAAGCGTGGCGGCAAGGTCTGGATCAACATCTACCCGGACCGTCCGCTGACGAAGAAGCCCGCCGAGACCCGCATGGGTTCCGGTAAGGGTTCCCCGGAGTGGTGGATCGCGAACGTGCACCCGGGCCGGGTCATGTTCGAGCTGTCCTACCCGAACGAGAAGATTGCGCGTGAGGCTCTGACTCGTGCGGCTCACAAGCTGCCGATGAAGTGCCGGATCGTCAAGCGCGAGGCAGGTGAGTCGTGA
- the rpsQ gene encoding 30S ribosomal protein S17: MSEKNVTEKTERGFRKTREGLVVSDKMDKTVVVAVEDRVKHALYGKVIRRTNKLKAHDEQNAAGVGDRVLIMETRPLSASKRWRIVEILEKAK, from the coding sequence ATGAGCGAGAAGAACGTGACTGAGAAGACCGAGCGCGGTTTCCGCAAGACCCGTGAGGGTCTGGTCGTCAGCGACAAGATGGACAAGACCGTCGTCGTCGCCGTTGAGGACCGCGTCAAGCACGCGCTGTACGGCAAGGTCATCCGCCGTACGAACAAGCTCAAGGCCCACGACGAGCAGAACGCTGCCGGTGTCGGCGACCGTGTCCTCATCATGGAGACGCGTCCGCTGTCGGCGAGCAAGCGCTGGCGCATCGTCGAGATCCTCGAGAAGGCCAAGTAA
- the rplX gene encoding 50S ribosomal protein L24, whose translation MKIKKGDLVQVITGKDKGKQGKVVAAFPAENRVLVEGVNRVKKHTKAGQNQAGGIVITEAPVHVSNVQLVVEKDGKKVVTRVGYRFDDEGNKIRVAKRTGEDI comes from the coding sequence ATGAAGATCAAGAAGGGCGACCTGGTCCAGGTCATCACCGGCAAGGACAAGGGCAAGCAGGGCAAGGTCGTCGCGGCCTTCCCCGCCGAGAACCGCGTCCTCGTCGAGGGTGTCAACCGGGTCAAGAAGCACACCAAGGCTGGGCAGAACCAGGCCGGCGGCATCGTCATCACCGAGGCCCCCGTCCACGTGTCCAACGTCCAGCTGGTCGTGGAGAAGGACGGCAAGAAGGTCGTCACCCGCGTCGGTTACCGCTTCGACGACGAGGGCAACAAGATCCGCGTTGCCAAGCGCACGGGTGAGGACATCTGA
- the rpsS gene encoding 30S ribosomal protein S19, giving the protein MPRSLKKGPFVDGHLLKKVDAQNEAGTKNVIKTWSRRSMIIPSMLGHTIAVHNGKTHVPVFVTESMVGHKLGEFSPTRTFRGHVKEDRKSKRR; this is encoded by the coding sequence ATGCCGCGCAGTCTCAAGAAGGGACCCTTCGTTGACGGCCACCTCCTGAAGAAGGTGGACGCTCAGAACGAAGCCGGTACCAAGAACGTCATCAAGACCTGGTCCCGTCGCTCGATGATCATCCCCAGCATGCTGGGTCACACGATCGCGGTGCACAACGGCAAGACGCACGTCCCGGTGTTCGTCACCGAGTCCATGGTCGGCCACAAGCTCGGCGAGTTCTCGCCGACTCGCACCTTCCGCGGCCACGTCAAGGAAGACCGGAAGTCGAAGCGCCGCTAG
- a CDS encoding type Z 30S ribosomal protein S14 gives MAKKALIAKAARKPKFGVRAYTRCQRCGRPHSVYRKFGLCRVCLREMAHRGELPGVTKSSW, from the coding sequence ATGGCGAAGAAGGCTCTCATCGCGAAGGCTGCCCGCAAGCCCAAGTTCGGTGTGCGTGCTTACACGCGCTGCCAGCGCTGCGGCCGTCCCCACTCCGTGTACCGCAAGTTCGGCCTGTGCCGCGTGTGCCTCCGTGAGATGGCTCACCGTGGCGAGCTGCCGGGCGTGACCAAGAGCTCCTGGTAA
- the rplE gene encoding 50S ribosomal protein L5, with the protein MATTPRLKTKYREEIAGKLREEFQYENVMQIPGLVKIVVNMGVGDAARDSKLIDGAIRDLTTITGQKPAVTKARKSIAQFKLREGQPIGAHVTLRGDRMWEFLDRTLSLALPRIRDFRGLSPKQFDGRGNYTFGLTEQVMFHEIDQDKIDRVRGMDITVVTTATNDAEGRALLRHLGFPFKEA; encoded by the coding sequence ATGGCTACCACTCCGCGTCTGAAGACGAAGTACCGCGAGGAGATCGCGGGCAAGCTGCGTGAAGAGTTCCAGTACGAGAACGTCATGCAGATCCCCGGCCTCGTCAAGATCGTCGTGAACATGGGTGTCGGCGACGCCGCCCGTGACTCGAAGCTGATCGACGGCGCCATCCGCGACCTCACCACGATCACCGGTCAGAAGCCGGCCGTCACCAAGGCCCGCAAGTCCATCGCGCAGTTCAAGCTGCGCGAGGGTCAGCCGATCGGTGCCCACGTCACCCTCCGTGGCGACCGCATGTGGGAGTTCCTGGACCGCACCCTGTCGCTCGCGCTGCCGCGCATCCGCGACTTCCGCGGCCTGTCCCCGAAGCAGTTCGACGGCCGTGGCAACTACACCTTCGGTCTCACGGAGCAGGTCATGTTCCACGAGATCGACCAGGACAAGATCGACCGCGTCCGGGGTATGGACATCACCGTGGTGACCACGGCGACCAACGACGCTGAGGGCCGCGCGCTCCTCCGTCACCTCGGCTTCCCGTTCAAGGAGGCGTAA
- the rpsC gene encoding 30S ribosomal protein S3: MGQKVNPHGFRLGITTDFKSRWYADKLYKDYVKEDVAIRRMMTSGMERAGISKVEIERTRDRVRVDIHTARPGIVIGRRGAEADRIRGDLEKLTGKQVQLNILEVKNPELDAQLVAQAVAEQLSSRVSFRRAMRKSMQGTMKAGAKGIKIQCGGRLGGAEMSRSEFYREGRVPLHTLRANVDYGFFEAKTTFGRIGVKVWIYKGDVKNIAEVRAENAAARAGNRPARGAGAGDRPAGRGGRGGERGGRGGRKPQQAAAAEAPKAEAAAAAPAESTGTEA; the protein is encoded by the coding sequence ATGGGCCAGAAGGTAAACCCGCACGGGTTCCGGCTCGGCATCACCACCGACTTCAAGTCGCGCTGGTACGCCGACAAGCTGTACAAGGACTACGTCAAGGAAGACGTCGCCATCCGTCGGATGATGACGTCCGGCATGGAGCGCGCCGGCATCTCCAAGGTCGAGATCGAGCGCACCCGTGACCGCGTGCGTGTGGACATCCACACCGCTCGTCCGGGCATCGTCATCGGCCGCCGCGGCGCCGAGGCCGACCGCATCCGCGGCGACCTCGAGAAGCTCACCGGCAAGCAGGTCCAGCTGAACATCCTCGAGGTCAAGAACCCCGAGCTCGACGCCCAGCTGGTTGCCCAGGCCGTTGCCGAGCAGCTGTCCTCCCGCGTCTCCTTCCGCCGTGCCATGCGCAAGAGCATGCAGGGCACCATGAAGGCCGGCGCCAAGGGCATCAAGATCCAGTGTGGCGGCCGTCTCGGCGGCGCCGAGATGTCCCGGTCCGAGTTCTACCGCGAGGGCCGTGTGCCGCTGCACACCCTGCGCGCGAACGTGGACTACGGCTTCTTCGAGGCCAAGACCACCTTCGGCCGCATCGGCGTGAAGGTCTGGATCTACAAGGGCGACGTCAAGAACATCGCCGAGGTTCGCGCCGAGAACGCTGCGGCCCGCGCGGGTAACCGCCCGGCCCGTGGCGCCGGCGCTGGCGACCGTCCCGCCGGCCGTGGTGGCCGCGGTGGCGAGCGCGGCGGCCGTGGTGGCCGCAAGCCGCAGCAGGCTGCTGCTGCCGAGGCCCCCAAGGCCGAGGCCGCTGCCGCCGCTCCGGCCGAGAGCACCGGAACGGAGGCCTGA